One segment of Rhodopirellula baltica SH 1 DNA contains the following:
- a CDS encoding prenyltransferase/squalene oxidase repeat-containing protein has translation MQIPNTPAPDADTTTHEEGRLTLLIKRLKRCKLIATQTTLAALLMCVAMPAAAQDSPPVIATSANLSSALPASEWARVESSVDEGLKWLASQQAEDGRFPSEEVAQPAVTSLAIMAFLSRGHLPDKGPYGAQISRAIDFVLSTQRRRGYFSLQPVLPPVGHLKPSQTVIYNHSIAGLMLGEVYGMGSGERSERIEEALHRALVFHREVQSRTKGKESDRGGWRYGYPESPDAASDMSVTGWALMFLRSARNAEFNVPKQYFDEGLDFVELCYEPDPGEHEKGVFRYRPHASQDNPQITLANTASATLTLILGGRQNHASIPVSVRWFRTRSYPSPWQNNYYYLATYYSSQAMAQVGGETWEEMFPQIAAGLLKEQTENGAWPPGGSNEQHFGSTYSSSLAILALTPAYGLLPIYQR, from the coding sequence ATGCAAATCCCAAACACACCTGCCCCTGACGCGGACACAACCACACACGAAGAAGGCCGACTGACCTTGCTGATCAAACGCTTGAAACGATGCAAGCTCATCGCAACGCAAACGACACTTGCTGCGTTGCTCATGTGCGTCGCGATGCCCGCTGCCGCACAAGACTCTCCGCCGGTGATTGCCACCTCGGCAAACCTGAGTTCGGCGCTGCCGGCGAGCGAATGGGCTCGCGTGGAATCATCCGTTGATGAAGGATTGAAATGGCTGGCCAGTCAGCAAGCCGAAGACGGCCGATTCCCGAGTGAAGAAGTCGCCCAGCCTGCCGTCACTTCCCTGGCAATCATGGCTTTCCTGTCTCGCGGGCACTTGCCCGACAAAGGTCCCTACGGCGCGCAAATCTCTCGAGCGATTGACTTTGTCCTCAGCACCCAACGTCGTCGTGGTTATTTTTCGCTGCAACCGGTGCTACCTCCGGTCGGACACCTGAAACCGTCTCAGACGGTGATCTACAACCATTCCATCGCTGGATTGATGCTGGGTGAGGTTTATGGAATGGGTTCCGGGGAACGGTCGGAACGGATCGAAGAAGCCCTGCACCGTGCACTGGTATTTCATCGCGAAGTTCAATCACGCACCAAGGGAAAAGAATCCGACCGGGGCGGTTGGCGATACGGATATCCCGAGAGCCCCGATGCGGCGTCCGATATGTCCGTGACCGGTTGGGCGTTGATGTTTTTACGGTCTGCCCGCAACGCTGAATTCAACGTACCGAAACAGTACTTTGACGAAGGCCTGGACTTCGTCGAGTTGTGCTACGAACCCGATCCGGGTGAACATGAGAAAGGCGTCTTCCGCTATCGACCTCATGCCTCGCAAGACAATCCTCAAATCACTCTCGCGAACACCGCGTCCGCGACGCTCACGTTGATCCTGGGTGGACGGCAAAACCACGCGAGCATTCCGGTCTCAGTGCGATGGTTCCGAACGAGAAGCTATCCCAGCCCGTGGCAGAACAACTACTACTACCTTGCGACTTACTACAGCAGCCAAGCGATGGCACAGGTCGGCGGAGAAACCTGGGAAGAAATGTTTCCGCAGATCGCCGCAGGATTGCTGAAGGAGCAGACCGAAAACGGTGCGTGGCCACCGGGCGGGTCGAACGAACAACACTTTGGTTCGACGTACAGCAGCTCGCTCGCCATTCTGGCTCTGACCCCCGCTTACGGCTTGCTACCGATCTATCAACGGTAG
- a CDS encoding baeRF3 domain-containing protein, whose product MTELLTHEKGDCVSILMGTYQAGRDTNQNPIRFKNLVQQAIGELKKKESPLLPQVKELAKLEHDSTFWQNQTAGLAIYISEGFEERVLLSHDPGETVSIASEFNLRPIASVACGETNLMTLALSWERARLFRSDGHSTMEIEDDIFPLTMDELVTARDPEKQLQYSSHETLGGGGSETVMYHGHGNGEDKIKADRRAYLSRVGEYVAKRLYNTDQQLVAVATEEVAGHFDAAAESVELTQCIHVSPDGLSDSQLRARITAFAKEHNQHNDDVIAERLGSAIADNQGSDDWKQVVLAAVEGRVDTLLLGQDQPIVGRCDQSNHQVSLDDEGTDLVNTAVRLTLKSGGTVRRLQGNSTAQPMAAIFRY is encoded by the coding sequence TTGACTGAACTGTTGACTCATGAGAAAGGCGACTGCGTTTCCATATTGATGGGCACCTACCAAGCCGGTCGTGACACCAATCAGAATCCCATCCGATTCAAGAATTTGGTGCAACAAGCGATTGGAGAACTGAAGAAGAAGGAAAGCCCGCTGCTTCCACAAGTGAAGGAACTTGCCAAGCTCGAGCACGATTCAACTTTCTGGCAAAATCAGACCGCGGGCTTGGCGATTTACATCAGCGAAGGATTCGAAGAACGTGTCTTGCTGAGCCACGATCCCGGCGAGACAGTCTCGATCGCCTCGGAGTTCAACCTACGGCCAATCGCCAGTGTTGCATGTGGTGAAACGAATCTGATGACGTTGGCTCTCTCCTGGGAACGAGCCCGTTTGTTCCGCTCGGATGGTCATTCCACGATGGAGATCGAAGACGACATCTTCCCACTGACAATGGACGAACTCGTCACCGCACGAGACCCGGAGAAGCAGTTGCAGTATTCGTCACACGAAACACTCGGTGGCGGAGGATCAGAAACTGTCATGTACCACGGGCACGGAAATGGCGAGGACAAGATCAAGGCGGATCGTAGAGCCTATCTTTCGCGAGTTGGCGAGTACGTCGCAAAGCGTCTCTACAATACCGACCAGCAACTCGTTGCCGTCGCGACCGAAGAGGTAGCGGGACATTTCGATGCCGCCGCTGAGTCCGTCGAATTGACTCAGTGCATCCACGTCAGTCCCGATGGACTGAGCGATTCCCAACTTCGAGCTCGTATCACCGCATTCGCGAAAGAACACAACCAACACAACGATGATGTGATCGCAGAGCGGTTGGGTTCCGCCATCGCGGACAATCAGGGGTCCGACGATTGGAAACAAGTCGTTCTCGCGGCCGTCGAAGGTCGAGTGGACACCCTTTTACTCGGACAGGACCAACCCATCGTTGGTCGTTGCGATCAATCCAATCACCAGGTTTCACTCGACGACGAAGGAACCGACTTGGTCAACACCGCCGTCCGACTGACCCTGAAATCGGGCGGCACGGTCCGTCGGCTGCAAGGCAATTCCACCGCTCAACCCATGGCCGCCATTTTCCGCTATTGA
- a CDS encoding AraC family transcriptional regulator produces MPKQKAVALLIETSNAYARGLLGGIASYIHEHDLWSIYLVEQERGAAPPSWLNDWDGDGLIARIENEEIASSVRNLKIPVVDVSAARRIPNIPWVETNDVAIGELAYQHFRERGFENFAFCGESRFNWSILRRQAFEARVKEDGFQCQSFNFNVDDRRPQSLKRERDRLAEWVLSLQHPIGVLACYDIMAQKILDVCRLHGIKVPSELALLGVDNDELLCDLCTPPLSSVVPAAHQTGREAASLLDAMMRGEEVHAEPHLIEPLGVATRQSTDVLAIKDPEIAAAVRFIRDHCCDGINVQDVVKKVPLSRRVFESRFLALMGRTPHQEITRRRIERVRYLLIETDLTLVQISRRTGFQNHEYMSVAFRRAMGHPPATYRRKFRKI; encoded by the coding sequence ATGCCAAAGCAGAAAGCGGTCGCTCTCCTCATCGAAACATCCAATGCTTATGCGCGTGGATTGCTCGGCGGAATCGCCTCATACATCCATGAGCACGATCTCTGGTCGATCTACTTGGTCGAACAAGAACGCGGAGCGGCACCTCCGAGTTGGTTGAACGATTGGGATGGCGATGGATTGATCGCGCGAATTGAGAACGAGGAAATCGCAAGTTCGGTTCGCAACTTGAAGATACCAGTCGTCGATGTCAGTGCCGCTCGTCGCATCCCCAATATCCCTTGGGTTGAAACCAACGATGTCGCGATCGGCGAGTTGGCTTACCAACACTTCCGCGAACGCGGGTTTGAGAATTTTGCATTCTGCGGTGAGTCTCGGTTCAATTGGTCGATCCTGCGTCGCCAAGCCTTCGAGGCCCGAGTGAAAGAAGACGGGTTCCAATGCCAGTCCTTCAATTTCAACGTCGATGACCGACGCCCACAGTCACTCAAGCGTGAACGCGATCGCTTGGCCGAATGGGTGCTGTCGCTCCAACATCCGATTGGAGTGTTGGCGTGTTACGACATCATGGCACAGAAGATCTTGGATGTTTGCCGTCTGCATGGCATCAAGGTCCCCAGCGAACTCGCGCTGCTAGGTGTCGACAATGATGAACTTCTCTGTGATTTGTGCACGCCGCCACTTTCCAGTGTCGTCCCGGCCGCTCATCAAACGGGCCGCGAAGCAGCCTCATTGCTGGATGCGATGATGCGGGGTGAAGAAGTTCACGCGGAACCCCATTTGATCGAACCGCTCGGCGTGGCGACTCGTCAATCGACCGATGTGCTGGCCATCAAGGATCCTGAGATTGCCGCGGCAGTTCGTTTCATCCGCGATCATTGCTGCGACGGTATCAACGTTCAAGATGTGGTTAAAAAAGTCCCGCTGTCACGGCGAGTTTTCGAAAGCCGTTTCCTGGCGTTGATGGGCCGCACACCTCACCAAGAAATCACCCGCCGCCGCATCGAACGTGTGCGGTATCTCTTGATTGAAACCGACCTCACGCTGGTTCAGATTTCTCGTCGAACCGGGTTTCAAAATCATGAATACATGAGCGTCGCATTCCGGCGAGCCATGGGCCATCCGCCGGCGACCTACCGTCGCAAATTCCGGAAGATCTAA